Sequence from the Paenibacillus tundrae genome:
TCCTGCATATGAACCGGATGTTCGTTTACTGAATCTCATTTTGCAATTACAGACATTTGGTCTTGGCTCCATTGTAATCGTGGATGATGGTAGCGGGCCAGCGTACCGAGGAATATTTGAAACGGCCGAAGCATATGGATGCACCGTGCTCACACATATCGTTAATTTGGGGAAAGGACAGGCACTGAAGACGGGATTCCAACACATTCAGGAGAGCAACACGACAGGCTATGTCGTCTGTGCCGATAGTGATGGACAGCATCTCCCGCATGATATTAAACGAATATTCGATGTGTTGCAGGAGCAACGGACACCGGGCATCGTACTTGGCAGCCGTCAGTTCAGTGGAAGAATTCCGCTGCGCAGTCGATTTGGGAATACAGTCACCCGAAGTGTTTTTGCTCTTACGACAGGAACCAAAGTATATGATACTCAGACAGGGCTACGTGGATTCCCTTATTCCATGCTGGGCTGGTTACTCCAGATTCCTGGGGAACGATTCGAATATGAGATGAACATGCTGCTGGCTGCGCACCAAGAAGGATATGTGATCACGGAGGAGTATATTGATACGGTATACCTGGATCATAATCGTTCGTCTCATTTCCGTCCATTGGTGGATTCTTTACGAATCTATCTACCGATCCTAAAGTTCAGCACATCTTCGGTGGTATCCGCGCTTATCGATTTTGCGCTATTATTCATTATTCAATATTTCACACATCATCTATTTCTGGCCGTGGTTACCGCTAGATTGTGCAGTTCAATCTTCAACTATACAGTTAACCGGAAGTATGTGTTCACAGGTGGGCAACCGTCCAAGGTTCGCCAATCGTTTCCCAAATATTTTGCACTGGTCATTCTCGTACTACTATTAAATTATGGTCTGCTGTACTTCTATAACGAAACGTTAATTCTTCCGCTCATTGCGGCAAAATTGTTGACTGAGGCGTCAATCTTCCTATTCAG
This genomic interval carries:
- a CDS encoding bifunctional glycosyltransferase family 2/GtrA family protein; translated protein: MTVLIPAYEPDVRLLNLILQLQTFGLGSIVIVDDGSGPAYRGIFETAEAYGCTVLTHIVNLGKGQALKTGFQHIQESNTTGYVVCADSDGQHLPHDIKRIFDVLQEQRTPGIVLGSRQFSGRIPLRSRFGNTVTRSVFALTTGTKVYDTQTGLRGFPYSMLGWLLQIPGERFEYEMNMLLAAHQEGYVITEEYIDTVYLDHNRSSHFRPLVDSLRIYLPILKFSTSSVVSALIDFALLFIIQYFTHHLFLAVVTARLCSSIFNYTVNRKYVFTGGQPSKVRQSFPKYFALVILVLLLNYGLLYFYNETLILPLIAAKLLTEASIFLFSYWAQRRFVYS